In Lodderomyces elongisporus chromosome 1, complete sequence, a genomic segment contains:
- the ARO7 gene encoding chorismate mutase aro7 (BUSCO:EOG09264719), producing the protein MDFMKPETVLDLGNIRQALVRMEDTIVFDLIERSQFFKSPSVYEPNKFPIPDFKGNFLEWALLQMELVHSQIRRYEAPDETPFFPQQIKKPILPPINYPKILASYSDEINVNSEIMKFYVEDIVPQVSCGDGDQLENLGSASTCDIECLQAISRRIHFGKFVAEAKYQSDKPLYIKLILDKDVKGIEDSITNSAVEAKILERLVVKAENYGVDPSMKFGQNVKSKVQPEIIAQLYKKWIIPLTKKVEVDYLLRRLEDEDEALVKQFQKEGN; encoded by the coding sequence ATGGATTTTATGAAACCAGAGACTGTTTTGGACTTGGGCAATATCCGACAAGCTCTTGTTCGAATGGAAGACACTATAGTGTTTGACCTTATCGAGCGTTCACAATTTTTCAAGTCTCCATCCGTGTACGAGCCAAATAAGTTTCCTATCCCTGATTTCAAGGGTAACTTTTTGGAGTGGGCGTTGCTACAGATGGAGTTGGTACATTCACAAATTAGGAGATACGAGGCGCCCGACGAAAcgcctttttttcctcaacAAATCAAGAAGCCTATCCTACCACCAATCAACTACCCTAAGATCCTTGCATCGTACTCAGACGAGATTAACGTGAATCTGGAGATTATGAAATTTTACGTTGAAGATATCGTGCCGCAAGTGAGttgtggtgatggtgaccAATTGGAAAACTTGGGTTCTGCTTCAACCTGTGATATTGAGTGTTTACAAGCAATCTCGCGAAGAATACATTTTGGTAAGTTTGTTGCCGAGGCCAAATACCAGCTGGACAAGCCACTATATATAAAACTTATTTTAGATAAGGATGTAAAGGGAATTGAGGACTCCATTACCAATAGTGCGGTTGAAGCGAAAATATTGGAACGGTTGGTGGTAAAAGCTGAGAATTATGGTGTAGATCCATCGATGAAGTTTGGTCAAAATGTAAAGAGTAAAGTCCAGCCAGAGATTATTGCACAGCTTTATAAGAAGTGGATCATTCCattgacaaaaaaagttgaagttgattATTTATTAAGACGAttagaagatgaagatgaagcgTTGGTCAAGCAATtccaaaaagaaggaaattAG
- the JID1 gene encoding J domain-containing protein 1, with translation MFCLIRSIQRKSLTRICCCNNSNYNKSSSSSLNRSSRFAKNYATSADGPVDHHKRLDLHDWPSSKNPTAYEVFGLTSKDVGMSNLELHKIIKQKYVKLVKLYHPDTSLDLIDEYGDKMSEKTKRKRFDLIQESYDILKNPRRRGAYNRFQTTHWEQQGPVNRERGPDGQPYTTASFEAFRRANAHRTRFDFKRNEEFWSAGTWNDYYQMKYKRPPPTKEEFEKNKYKILAGVLAVGFLAFALQIMGAIDRTNQYLAETHRMNLQSMKDLNQSYAGGAGNLDEYSEAENVRKFLISRRSTIRSKQEEKRNDGSDIDFFAEREEPSDDDLLMRYAKGRVNKWDDAEAQWINERKD, from the coding sequence ATGTTTTGCTTGATAAGAAGCATTCAACGGAAATCTTTAACGAGGATATGTtgctgcaacaacagcaactacaacaaaagtagtagtagcagttTGAACAGATCATCAAGATTTGCAAAGAACTATGCTACTCTGGCAGATGGGCCAGTAGATCACCATAAGAGACTTGATCTCCATGATTGGCCATCATCAAAGAACCCTACCGCTTATGAAGTATTTGGTCTTACTTCAAAAGATGTTGGAATGTCCAATTTAGAGTTGCACAAGATcatcaaacaaaaatatgTCAAGTTGGTTAAGTTGTACCATCCCGATACTTCGTTGGATTTGATTGATGAGTATGGTGATAAAATGTCAGAGAAAACCAAACGTAAACGGTTTGATCTTATACAGGAGTCGTACgatattttaaaaaatcCAAGGAGAAGAGGTGCATATAATAGATTCCAAACCACACATTGGGAACAACAAGGGCCAGTTAATAGAGAGCGTGGCCCCGATGGTCAGCCATACACCACGGCATCTTTTGAGGCATTTAGAAGAGCAAATGCACACCGTACACGGTTTGATTTCAAGCGAAATGAAGAGTTTTGGTCTGCTGGGACCTGGAATGACTATTATCAAATGAAATACAAGCGACCACCGCCAACAAAGgaagagtttgaaaagaacaagtacAAAATATTAGCTGGGGTCTTGGCAGTTGGTTTTTTGGCATTTGCATTGCAGATCATGGGTGCTATTGATAGGACTAATCAGTATTTAGCGGAGACGCACAGGATGAATTTGCAATCGATGAAGGATTTGAATCAGAGCTATGCTGGCGGTGCTGGGAATCTTGATGAGTATTCTGAAGCAGAAAATGTTCGtaaatttttgatttcgAGAAGAAGCACCATAAGACTGAAGCAAGAGGAGAAGCGGAATGATGGTAGTGATATTGATTTCTTTGCTGAGCGAGAAGAGCctagtgatgatgatttgttgatgagATATGCTAAAGGACGGGTCAATAAATGGGATGACGCCGAGGCGCAATGGATAAATGAGAGAAAGGACTAA